One Apostichopus japonicus isolate 1M-3 chromosome 7, ASM3797524v1, whole genome shotgun sequence genomic region harbors:
- the LOC139970064 gene encoding uncharacterized protein has protein sequence MYVLRLLRIDRKRLEKQILGNDGQGLYSHYPVTLRRLSEVNHVTMELNPDLQEKKTFLIEGLKSTYKRQYDAIQPLPYIKDRLYCVDKVFVEGGVEVCLAPELTPGTRGSWERLESYKSIYTDIRFKSKRRIIQGEPGYGKSTLTLQLAYDWCNDVSDSPMNNVDILILLRLRQLGSIKSLYRAIKSFLLSEDPRVSKHDIEKIIHSCSSVHIILDGYDEYPGRDSNDNDDVHKIIKMELFADFDVSLTTRYLPESLRKETNRAKLTGFDDKARNEYIRKAVVSNNDEAVEEIKQRLYENSILADLCQVPLIFVMFAHIAHDQRDLMKFKSVTEFFKHMIICFYDHLKQKYGDNRSNEFYLHEMEHHELDKIAFEGLNKENQQLSWIKTEFCRRVGQELYDQYISIGILVEEDEVSDDSSGDNVLFTTMVRFYHKLFCEWYAAHHLATLVKNAHNLSYILRFLDPFDLQYLFRFACGLDPNAGKKLINHLKRLQGGDKFAILCILEQTGDVNNIMDSVKELCSRTVEINEDYSALLQRSTIQLLEIASKNNVS, from the exons ATGTATGTGTTACGCCTACTCAGAATAGACAGAAAAAGACTGG aaaaacagattcTCGGGAACGATGGGCAGGGGCTGTACTCACACTACCCCGTTACGCTTCGTAGACTGTCTGAAGTAAATCATGTGACAATGGAGCTGAATCCTGATCTTCAAG aGAAGAAAACATTTCTGATAGAAGGTCTCAAAAGTACATATAAACGCCAATATGATGCGATTCAACCCCTAccatatataaaagatagactTTATTGTGTGGACAAGGTCTTTGTAGAAGGCGGCGTTGAAGTTTGTCTGGCACCAGAGCTAACGCCAGGCACCAGAGGATCATGGGAGCGTTTGGAATCTTACAAAAGTATTTATACTGACATTCGGTTTAAATCCAAGAGACGCATTATACAAGGAGAGCCCGGGTATGGTAAGTCGACGTTAACCCTTCAGCTGGCGTACGATTGGTGCAATGACGTATCTGATTCCCCGATGAACAATGTAGACATACTAATTCTTCTTCGGTTAAGACAACTTGGAAGTATAAAGTCTCTCTACAGGGCGATTAAGTCATTTCTTCTCTCGGAAGACCCCCGTGttagtaaacatgatattgaaaagaTAATTCACAGTTGCTCGTCCGTCCACATTATTTTGGATGGATATGACGAGTATCCTGGCAGGGACAgcaatgataatgacgatgTACACAAGATCATCAAGATGGAACTGTTTGCAGACTTTGATGTCAGCTTAACGACAAGATATCTTCCAGAAAGtcttagaaaagaaactaacagGGCCAAACTAACAGGGTTCGATGACAAAGCTAGGAATGAGTACATTCGCAAGGCTGTAGTAAGTAACAACGATGAGGCAgtggaagaaataaaacaacggCTCTATGAAAACTCCATCCTTGCTGATCTTTGCCAGGTGCCTCTCATATTCGTGATGTTTGCCCACATTGCTCATGATCAGAGAGACCTCATGAAGTTCAAGTCTGTCACAGAATTCTTCAAACACATGATTATATGTTTTTACGACCATCTGAAACAGAAATATGGCGACAATAGAAGCAACGAGTTCTATCTTCATGAAATGGAACACCATGAGCTAGACAAAATAGCTTTCGAAGGATTAAACAAGGAAAACCAACAACTGTCATGGATTAAGACTGAATTTTGTCGAAGAGTCGGCCAAGAATTATATGACCAGTATATTTCAATTGGCATTTTGGTCGAAGAAGATGAAGTGAGCGATGATTCTTCTGGAGACAATGTGTTGTTTACAACGATGGTCCGTTTTTAtcataaactattctgtgaatggtatgcAGCCCACCATCTTGCCACTCTTGTAAAGAACGCACACAATCTCTCCTATATTCTCAGGTTCTTAGATCCATTTGATCTTCAGTACCTGTTTAGATTCGCCTGTGGTCTGGACCCCAATGCTGGAAAGAAACTCATCAACCATTTGAAGAGATTACAAGGCGGGGATAAGTTTGCCATCCTCTgtatcctggaacaaactggtgacgTCAACAACATTATGGATTCGGTGAAAGAGCTCTGCTCGCGTACCGTTGAAATAAACGAAGACTACAGCGCTCTTCTTCAAAGATCGACGATACAGTTGCTGGAGATTGCATCTAAAAATAATGTAAGTTAG